The following proteins are co-located in the Pseudomonas cavernae genome:
- a CDS encoding NAD(P)-dependent oxidoreductase produces the protein MTVALPSLAFAGIGLMGLSMCRRLLAAGYPLTVWNRSPDKCAPLVAAGAQQVATPAELCQAADLVLLCLADTAVVREVVFGAAGIVEGARGGQLLVDFSSLEPAATRAMAAELEARTGMRWLDTPVSGGTPGAEAGTLAIMAGGRAEDLQRVRPVLAHLGQRVTHMGAVGAGQVTKVCNQMIVACNALVIAEVVALAEQAGVDASLIAEALAGGFADSKPLQILAPQMAESRFEPVKWHVRTLLKDLDTAVKLSREQGRATPMSGLAAQLMRLHASQGNLARDPATLVQLYREEHP, from the coding sequence ATGACTGTCGCTTTACCTTCCCTCGCCTTTGCCGGCATCGGCCTGATGGGCCTGTCGATGTGCCGCCGGTTACTCGCCGCTGGTTATCCGCTGACGGTGTGGAACCGCTCGCCGGACAAATGCGCGCCGTTGGTGGCCGCCGGCGCGCAGCAAGTGGCGACTCCGGCCGAGCTGTGCCAGGCGGCGGATCTGGTCCTGCTCTGCCTGGCCGACACGGCGGTGGTTCGCGAGGTGGTGTTCGGCGCCGCTGGCATAGTCGAGGGCGCCCGGGGCGGGCAGCTGCTGGTCGATTTCTCCAGCCTGGAGCCGGCCGCCACCCGCGCGATGGCCGCCGAACTGGAGGCGCGCACGGGCATGCGCTGGCTGGATACGCCGGTGTCTGGTGGCACCCCGGGGGCGGAAGCCGGCACCCTGGCGATCATGGCCGGCGGCCGGGCCGAGGATCTGCAGCGCGTGCGCCCGGTGCTGGCTCACCTGGGGCAGCGGGTGACCCACATGGGCGCGGTCGGCGCCGGCCAGGTGACCAAGGTGTGCAACCAGATGATCGTCGCCTGCAATGCCCTGGTGATCGCCGAAGTGGTGGCCCTGGCCGAGCAGGCCGGGGTCGATGCCAGCCTGATCGCCGAGGCGCTGGCCGGCGGCTTCGCCGATTCCAAGCCGCTGCAGATCCTCGCGCCGCAGATGGCCGAAAGCCGCTTCGAACCGGTCAAGTGGCACGTGCGCACGCTGCTCAAGGATCTGGATACCGCGGTCAAGCTGTCGCGCGAGCAGGGCCGCGCCACGCCCATGAGCGGGCTGGCCGCGCAACTGATGCGCCTGCACGCCAGTCAGGGCAACCTGGCGCGCGATCCGGCGACCCTGGTGCAGCTCTATCGTGAGGAGCACCCATGA
- a CDS encoding spinster family MFS transporter, producing the protein MSQAPLASNAWRILFLLFLANLFNFFDRTIPAIIIEPIRIEWQLSDLQIGLIGTAFTVIYAIAGIPLGRMADTGARRKIMGWGLLAWSGLTAVNGLAWNFWSFLLVRMGVGIGEASYAPAANSLIGDLFPSRQRARAMGIFMLGLPLGLLLAYFTIGAMVEAFDSWRAPFFIAAGPGLLLALFMFFIREPRRGAAETVQVAAQPVERPLRKVLAIRTFWWLVVAGLTFNFATYACNSFMVPMLQRYFLMPLGQAAVAAGVIVGVTGLFGLTAGGWIADRLHQRSERGRLLFGALSMLIAAVATGTALAQGKIDIAVFVAIFSIGWLFSYNFYTCVYTAIQDVIEPRLRATAMALFFAGLYLLGGGMGPLVVGSLSDYFAHAAMAAEGVAVLSEAHKAVGLHGAMYLIPLALFLTMLALVQAARCFSRDAAAMRAGLAAA; encoded by the coding sequence ATGTCGCAAGCCCCCCTCGCGTCGAATGCCTGGCGCATTCTGTTCCTGCTGTTCCTCGCCAACCTGTTCAACTTCTTCGACCGCACCATTCCGGCCATCATCATCGAGCCGATCCGCATCGAGTGGCAGCTCAGCGACCTGCAGATCGGCCTGATCGGCACCGCCTTCACCGTCATCTATGCCATCGCCGGCATTCCGTTGGGGCGCATGGCGGATACCGGCGCGCGGCGCAAGATCATGGGCTGGGGCCTGCTGGCCTGGAGCGGGCTGACCGCGGTCAACGGTCTGGCCTGGAACTTCTGGAGCTTTCTGCTGGTGCGCATGGGCGTCGGCATCGGCGAGGCCAGCTACGCGCCAGCGGCCAATTCGCTGATCGGCGACCTGTTTCCCAGCCGGCAGCGTGCGCGGGCCATGGGCATCTTCATGCTCGGCCTGCCGCTCGGTTTGTTGCTGGCCTACTTCACCATCGGCGCCATGGTCGAAGCCTTCGACAGCTGGCGCGCGCCGTTCTTCATCGCCGCCGGGCCGGGGCTGCTGCTGGCGCTGTTCATGTTCTTCATCCGTGAACCGCGGCGCGGCGCGGCGGAAACCGTGCAGGTGGCGGCGCAGCCGGTCGAGCGGCCGCTGCGCAAGGTCCTGGCGATCCGCACTTTCTGGTGGCTGGTGGTCGCCGGCCTGACCTTCAATTTCGCCACCTATGCCTGCAACTCCTTCATGGTGCCGATGCTGCAGCGTTATTTCCTCATGCCGCTGGGCCAGGCGGCGGTGGCGGCCGGGGTGATCGTCGGGGTCACCGGCCTGTTCGGCCTGACTGCGGGCGGCTGGATCGCCGACCGTTTGCACCAGCGCTCCGAGCGCGGCCGTTTGCTGTTCGGCGCGCTGTCGATGCTGATCGCCGCCGTCGCCACCGGTACGGCGCTGGCGCAGGGCAAGATCGACATCGCCGTGTTCGTGGCGATCTTCAGCATCGGTTGGCTGTTTTCCTACAACTTCTATACCTGCGTGTACACCGCGATTCAGGACGTGATCGAGCCGCGGCTGCGCGCCACGGCGATGGCGCTGTTCTTCGCCGGCCTGTATCTGCTCGGCGGCGGCATGGGGCCGCTGGTGGTCGGTTCGCTGTCCGACTACTTCGCCCACGCGGCGATGGCGGCCGAGGGGGTGGCGGTGCTGAGCGAGGCCCACAAGGCGGTGGGGCTGCACGGGGCGATGTACCTGATTCCGCTGGCGCTGTTCCTGACCATGCTGGCGCTGGTACAGGCGGCGCGTTGCTTCAGCCGCGATGCGGCGGCCATGCGCGCCGGATTGGCTGCGGCCTGA
- the ccoM gene encoding cytochrome c oxidase subunit CcoM, with amino-acid sequence MFMDTVVIAGIGTVLLMGAFFVGVGYFIWSDSHKRRQG; translated from the coding sequence ATGTTCATGGATACGGTGGTGATCGCCGGCATCGGCACGGTGCTACTGATGGGCGCCTTCTTCGTTGGCGTCGGTTATTTCATCTGGAGCGATTCGCACAAGCGCAGGCAGGGCTAA
- a CDS encoding LysR family transcriptional regulator produces METLNSIECFVRSAELGSFAEASRQLGLTPAAVGKNVAKLESNLGVRLFHRSTRSLSLTEAGERFRQEVSGGLQSIQSAIANLANVGGQPAGTLKVSMGSSFGRDYILPLLGDFLARYPAITPDWHFDNRQVDLIGQGFDAAIGGAIDLPPGVVARQLAPAHRILVASSAYLAARTPIRTPADLAEHDGIRLRSPQTGRIRSWPLRNRGHEQAALEMRTRMILSDPEAACQAAQMGLGVALVSLPHALIYLERGTLQRVLPDWYADGGSLALYFAAQKLLPGKTRAFVDFIVEQFREQRLAERFSAL; encoded by the coding sequence ATGGAAACCCTCAACAGCATAGAGTGCTTCGTCCGCAGCGCTGAGCTCGGCAGCTTCGCCGAGGCCTCGCGGCAGCTGGGTCTGACCCCGGCGGCGGTGGGCAAGAATGTCGCCAAGCTGGAAAGCAATCTCGGCGTGCGCCTGTTCCATCGCAGTACCCGCAGCCTGAGCCTGACCGAGGCTGGCGAGCGCTTCCGCCAGGAAGTCAGCGGCGGCTTGCAGAGCATCCAGAGCGCCATCGCCAATCTGGCCAACGTCGGCGGGCAACCCGCCGGCACCCTCAAGGTGAGCATGGGCAGCAGTTTCGGCCGCGACTACATCCTGCCGCTGCTCGGCGACTTCCTCGCCCGCTACCCGGCGATCACCCCGGACTGGCATTTCGACAACCGTCAGGTCGACCTGATCGGCCAGGGCTTCGATGCGGCCATCGGCGGCGCCATCGACCTGCCGCCCGGGGTGGTCGCCCGCCAGCTGGCGCCGGCGCACCGGATTCTGGTGGCCTCGTCCGCCTATCTCGCGGCACGTACGCCGATCCGCACGCCGGCCGACCTGGCCGAGCACGACGGCATCCGCCTGCGTTCGCCACAGACCGGACGCATCCGCTCCTGGCCGCTACGCAACCGGGGTCATGAACAAGCGGCATTGGAGATGCGCACGCGGATGATTCTGAGCGACCCGGAAGCCGCCTGCCAGGCCGCCCAGATGGGCCTGGGCGTGGCCCTGGTGAGCCTGCCGCACGCGCTGATTTACCTGGAGCGCGGGACTTTGCAGCGGGTGCTGCCGGACTGGTATGCCGATGGCGGTTCGCTGGCGTTGTATTTCGCCGCGCAGAAACTGCTGCCGGGCAAGACCCGCGCCTTCGTCGACTTCATCGTCGAGCAGTTCCGCGAACAGCGCCTGGCCGAGCGCTTCTCTGCGCTGTGA
- a CDS encoding alpha-ketoglutarate-dependent dioxygenase AlkB family protein, which translates to MSLFADSPLLLPNAELRFHPNWLEAATAERWLAELLAQTPWQQPQVTIHGRNHPVPRLLAWYGDAEASYRYSGLLHRPLPWTPLLAEIRRRVEGECGQPLNGVLLNYYRDGQDSMGWHSDDEAELGPNPLVASLSLGGSRRFDLRRTGQTRIEHSLELGHGSLLVMAGATQHHWQHQVAKTRKACAPRLNLTFRLIWSPA; encoded by the coding sequence GTGAGCCTATTTGCCGATAGTCCGCTGCTGCTGCCGAACGCCGAGCTGCGCTTTCATCCGAACTGGCTGGAAGCTGCCACGGCCGAGCGTTGGTTGGCTGAACTGCTGGCGCAGACGCCCTGGCAGCAGCCGCAGGTGACTATCCACGGGCGCAACCACCCGGTGCCGCGGCTGCTCGCCTGGTACGGCGATGCCGAGGCCAGCTATCGCTATTCCGGCTTGCTGCATCGGCCGTTGCCCTGGACGCCGCTGCTGGCGGAGATCCGCCGACGGGTCGAGGGCGAATGCGGCCAGCCGTTGAATGGCGTGTTGCTCAACTACTACCGCGACGGCCAGGACTCGATGGGCTGGCACAGCGACGACGAGGCCGAGTTGGGACCGAATCCACTGGTGGCCTCGCTGAGTCTCGGCGGCAGTCGGCGTTTCGACCTGCGCCGCACGGGTCAGACGCGCATCGAGCATTCGCTGGAACTCGGCCACGGATCGCTGCTGGTCATGGCCGGCGCGACACAGCATCATTGGCAACATCAAGTGGCGAAGACGCGCAAAGCCTGCGCGCCGCGCCTGAACCTGACTTTCCGCCTGATCTGGTCGCCCGCATGA
- a CDS encoding ABC transporter permease, translating into MNLRRLAAIVRKEFRQIRRDRLTLAMIAGIPLMQLVLFGYAINLDVRGLDAAVLDQANSARSREVVAEIGASQVLNLRYRLSTPQQIDELLRQGRISAALVLPEDFEARLERPDRAPLQLVVDGSDQTVQAAARQLSAYPLPGWPQRSGVEVVNFYNPERLAPINTVPGLVGVILTMTMVLFTAIALVRERERGNMEMLITTPLSPWELTLGKVLPFIGIGLIQVTVVLVAGYLLFQVPVRGSLLQLYLAALLFIIASLALGVFISTLAHSQFQAMQMAFFTFLPQILLSGFMFPFAGMPKPAQWLAELLPLTHFLRLARGIMLRQAGLLELWPEILALLVFAALMLSIAVTRVHKRLD; encoded by the coding sequence ATGAACCTGCGCCGTCTCGCCGCCATCGTGCGCAAGGAATTTCGCCAGATCCGCCGCGACCGCCTGACCCTCGCGATGATCGCCGGCATCCCGCTGATGCAACTGGTGCTGTTCGGCTACGCCATCAACCTCGACGTGCGCGGCCTCGACGCCGCCGTGCTGGACCAGGCTAACAGCGCCCGCTCGCGCGAAGTGGTGGCCGAGATCGGCGCCAGCCAGGTACTCAACCTGCGCTACCGCCTGAGCACGCCGCAGCAGATCGACGAATTGCTGCGCCAGGGCCGGATCAGCGCCGCGCTGGTGCTGCCGGAAGACTTCGAGGCGCGCCTTGAGCGCCCGGACCGCGCGCCGCTGCAACTGGTGGTGGATGGCTCCGACCAGACCGTACAGGCCGCCGCCCGCCAGCTGAGCGCCTACCCGCTGCCGGGCTGGCCGCAGCGCAGCGGCGTGGAGGTGGTGAACTTCTACAACCCCGAGCGCCTGGCGCCGATCAACACGGTGCCGGGGCTGGTGGGGGTGATCCTGACCATGACCATGGTGCTGTTCACCGCCATCGCCCTGGTCCGCGAGCGCGAGCGCGGCAACATGGAAATGCTCATCACCACGCCGCTGTCGCCCTGGGAGCTGACCCTCGGCAAGGTGCTGCCCTTCATCGGCATCGGCCTGATCCAGGTGACTGTGGTGCTGGTGGCCGGCTACCTGCTGTTCCAGGTGCCGGTGCGCGGCTCGCTGCTGCAGCTGTACCTGGCGGCGCTGCTGTTCATCATCGCCAGCCTGGCGCTCGGGGTGTTCATCTCGACCCTGGCGCACAGCCAGTTCCAGGCCATGCAGATGGCGTTCTTCACCTTCCTGCCGCAGATCCTGCTGTCCGGCTTCATGTTCCCCTTCGCCGGCATGCCCAAACCGGCGCAGTGGCTGGCCGAGCTGTTGCCGCTCACCCACTTCCTGCGCCTGGCGCGCGGCATCATGCTGCGCCAGGCCGGCCTGCTCGAGCTGTGGCCGGAGATCCTTGCCCTGCTGGTGTTCGCCGCGCTGATGCTGAGCATCGCCGTGACCCGCGTGCATAAACGCCTGGATTGA
- a CDS encoding hydroxypyruvate isomerase family protein, protein MKIAANLSLLFTELPLVERIVAAAAAGFDGVEIQFPYELPALRLKEALAAAGLPLVLINVPAGDLLSGGAGLAAVPARRAEFAAALREALTYAAMVRPLAVNVLPGRLAEGVSREQALETLVSNLRLAAEEFQLLGIRLLAEAINPLDMPGFLINTPAQLDELLRAVDHPNFAAQLDFYHMARQGLELPAAIRQLSGRIGHVQFADCPGRGAPGSGVLAFEPALRALQGSGYRGWLGAEYQPDQRDTRAGLGWLADWRQTLAALG, encoded by the coding sequence ATGAAAATCGCCGCCAACCTGTCGCTGCTGTTCACCGAACTGCCGCTGGTCGAGCGCATCGTCGCGGCGGCCGCCGCCGGCTTCGACGGCGTGGAGATCCAGTTCCCCTACGAGCTGCCGGCGCTGCGCCTGAAGGAAGCGCTGGCGGCCGCCGGCCTGCCGCTGGTGTTGATCAATGTGCCGGCGGGCGATCTGCTGAGCGGCGGTGCAGGCTTGGCGGCGGTGCCGGCGCGCCGGGCGGAGTTTGCCGCGGCGCTGCGCGAGGCGCTGACCTATGCGGCGATGGTGCGGCCACTGGCTGTGAATGTCTTGCCGGGGCGCCTGGCCGAGGGCGTCAGCCGCGAGCAGGCGCTCGAAACCCTGGTGAGCAACCTGCGCCTGGCCGCCGAAGAGTTCCAGCTGCTGGGTATTCGCCTGCTGGCCGAGGCGATCAATCCGCTGGATATGCCGGGTTTTCTGATCAATACCCCGGCGCAGCTGGACGAGCTGCTGCGCGCGGTCGATCACCCTAATTTCGCCGCGCAGCTGGATTTCTACCACATGGCCCGCCAGGGCCTCGAACTGCCGGCGGCGATCCGCCAGCTGAGCGGGCGCATCGGTCACGTGCAGTTCGCCGATTGCCCCGGGCGCGGCGCGCCGGGCAGCGGCGTATTGGCGTTCGAGCCGGCGTTGCGCGCCTTGCAGGGCAGCGGCTACCGCGGCTGGCTCGGTGCCGAGTACCAGCCGGATCAGCGCGATACCCGCGCCGGCCTGGGGTGGCTGGCGGACTGGCGGCAAACCTTGGCCGCGCTGGGCTGA
- a CDS encoding ABC transporter ATP-binding protein has protein sequence MNGAELVIRARGLSKRFGQLTAVDHLDLSVRRAEVFGFLGPNGSGKSTTIRMLCGLLLPSEGEIEVLGCQIPRDAEELKRHIGYMTQKFSLYEDLSVVENLEFLATVQGLDKRAGRRRIAELLERYWLADRRDQLAGTLSGGQRQRLALAGAVLHQPALLLLDEPTSAVDPQSRREFWDSLFELAEAGTTLLVSTHYMDEAERCTRLGILDTGRLVADGSPRELMDALPGHPLLLECAQPRQAQRALQGMPQVLAMAQIGAALRVLGATADAREQIEQRLREQGIGAQVEETEANLEDVFVSVTRKPLAEAQTP, from the coding sequence ATGAACGGCGCCGAGCTGGTGATCCGCGCCCGCGGGCTGAGCAAGCGCTTCGGCCAGCTGACCGCGGTCGACCACCTCGACCTCAGCGTGCGCCGCGCCGAAGTGTTCGGCTTCCTCGGCCCCAATGGCAGCGGCAAGTCCACCACCATCCGCATGCTCTGCGGCCTGCTGCTGCCCAGCGAGGGCGAGATCGAAGTGCTCGGCTGCCAGATCCCGCGCGATGCCGAGGAGCTGAAACGCCACATCGGCTACATGACCCAGAAGTTCTCCCTGTACGAGGACCTCAGCGTCGTCGAGAATCTGGAGTTCCTCGCCACAGTCCAGGGCCTGGACAAGCGCGCTGGGCGTCGGCGCATCGCCGAACTACTGGAACGCTACTGGCTGGCCGACCGCCGCGACCAGCTGGCCGGCACCCTCAGCGGCGGCCAGCGCCAGCGCCTGGCCCTGGCCGGCGCGGTGCTGCACCAGCCCGCCCTGCTGCTGCTCGACGAACCGACCAGCGCGGTCGACCCGCAGTCGCGTCGCGAATTCTGGGATTCGCTGTTCGAGCTGGCCGAGGCCGGCACCACCCTGCTGGTCTCCACCCACTACATGGACGAGGCCGAGCGCTGCACCCGCCTGGGCATCCTCGACACCGGCCGCCTGGTCGCCGACGGCAGCCCACGCGAACTGATGGACGCCCTGCCCGGCCACCCGCTGCTGCTCGAATGCGCCCAGCCGCGTCAGGCCCAGCGCGCGCTGCAGGGCATGCCGCAGGTGCTGGCGATGGCGCAGATCGGTGCCGCGCTGCGGGTGCTCGGTGCCACCGCCGACGCCCGCGAACAGATCGAACAGCGTCTGCGCGAGCAGGGCATCGGCGCGCAGGTGGAGGAAACCGAGGCGAACCTGGAGGACGTGTTCGTCAGCGTCACCCGCAAGCCGCTGGCGGAGGCGCAGACCCCATGA
- a CDS encoding 3-oxoacyl-ACP reductase family protein — MSNTTANALTLTGKVALVQGGSRGIGAAIVKRLAREGASVAFTYASSTAQADALVQSIEAAGGRALALRADSADAEAVRGAVAATVDAFGRLDVLVNNAGVLAIAPLDEFSLEDFDRTLAVNVRSVFVASQAAARHMGEGGRIISIGSTNAERMPFAGGGPYAMSKAAIVGLTRGLARDLGPRGITVNNVQPGPVDTDMNPENSEFADSLKGLMAVGRYGRVEEIASFVAYLAGPEAGYITGASLTIDGGFAA; from the coding sequence ATGTCGAATACCACCGCTAACGCACTCACCCTCACCGGCAAGGTCGCCCTGGTTCAAGGTGGCTCGCGCGGCATCGGCGCGGCCATCGTCAAGCGCCTGGCCCGCGAAGGCGCCAGCGTCGCCTTCACCTATGCCAGCTCCACAGCACAGGCCGACGCCTTGGTGCAGAGCATCGAAGCGGCGGGTGGCCGGGCCCTGGCGCTGCGCGCCGACAGTGCCGACGCCGAGGCCGTGCGCGGCGCGGTGGCGGCCACGGTGGACGCTTTCGGGCGTCTCGATGTGCTGGTCAACAACGCCGGGGTGCTGGCGATTGCGCCGCTCGACGAGTTCAGCCTGGAAGATTTCGACCGCACCCTGGCGGTCAACGTGCGCAGCGTGTTCGTCGCCAGCCAGGCGGCGGCCCGGCACATGGGCGAGGGCGGGCGGATCATCAGCATCGGCAGCACCAACGCCGAACGCATGCCGTTCGCCGGTGGCGGCCCTTATGCCATGAGCAAGGCGGCCATCGTCGGCCTGACCCGCGGCCTGGCCCGCGATCTCGGCCCGCGCGGCATCACCGTGAACAACGTGCAGCCGGGCCCGGTCGACACCGACATGAACCCGGAAAATTCCGAGTTCGCCGATAGCCTCAAAGGCCTGATGGCCGTGGGGCGCTACGGCCGGGTCGAAGAAATCGCCAGCTTCGTCGCCTACCTCGCCGGCCCGGAAGCCGGTTACATCACCGGCGCCAGCCTGACCATCGATGGCGGCTTCGCCGCCTGA
- the rapA gene encoding RNA polymerase-associated protein RapA → MAQYEPGQRWISDSEAELGLGTILMQDDRMLTVLYPATGETRQYSLRNAPLTRVRFAPGDEITHFEGWKMAVQEVEDIDGLLVYHGLNGHHQETSLPETQLSNFIQFRLASDRLFAGQIDPLAWFSLRYQTLEHTSRQLQSTLWGLGGTRAQPIAHQLHIAREVADRIAPRVLLADEVGLGKTIEAGLVIHRQLLSGRASRVLILVPENLQHQWLVEMRRRFNLQVALFDAERFAESDASNPFEDCQLALVALEWLVDDERAQDALCAAGWDLLVVDEAHHLVWHPEHASPQYKLVELLAGIIPGVLLLTATPEQLGQDSHFARLRLLDPNRFHDLEAFRAESANYRPVAEAVQELLDQGRLSEAAHKTIHDFLGDEGEALLAAVSAGDSGASARLIRELLDRHGTGRLLFRNTRAAVRGFPERQLHPYPLPSPDQYMELPIGEHAELYPEVSYQAQVEGGEEERWWRFDPRVDWLIDTLKMLKKFKVLVICAHAETAMDLEDALRVRSGIPATVFHEGMSILERDRAAAYFADEEFGAQVLICSEIGSEGRNFQFSHHLVLFDLPAHPDLLEQRIGRLDRIGQKHTIQLHVPHLENSPQERLFQWYHQALNAFQATCPTGNALQHQFGPLLLPLLEGGDDDAWQTLVDEAAAERERLETELHAGRDRLLELNSGGAGEGQALVEAIAEQDDEYALPIYMEALFDAFGIDSEDHSENALILRPSEKMLDASFPLGDDEGVTITYDREQALSREDMQFLTWEHPMVQGGMDLVLSGSMGNTAVALIKNKALKPGTVLLELLFVSEVVAPRNLQLGRYLPPAALRCLLDVNGNDLASKVSFDKLNEQLEAVPRSSANKFVQAQREPLSQQINAAEAKIAPRHAERVAEAKRRLDADLEEELARLTALQAVNPSVRDSELDALRNQREQGLAMLDKAALRLEAIRVLVAG, encoded by the coding sequence ATGGCGCAGTATGAACCGGGGCAACGCTGGATCAGTGACAGCGAAGCGGAGTTAGGCTTGGGCACCATCCTCATGCAGGATGACCGCATGCTCACCGTGCTCTACCCGGCGACTGGCGAAACGCGCCAGTATTCCCTGCGCAATGCCCCGCTGACCCGCGTGCGCTTCGCCCCCGGCGACGAGATCACCCACTTCGAAGGCTGGAAGATGGCCGTCCAGGAGGTCGAGGACATCGACGGCCTGCTGGTCTACCACGGGCTCAACGGCCACCACCAGGAAACCAGCCTGCCGGAAACCCAGCTGTCCAACTTCATCCAGTTCCGCCTGGCCAGCGACCGCCTGTTCGCCGGCCAGATCGATCCGCTGGCCTGGTTCTCCCTGCGCTACCAAACCCTGGAACACACCAGCCGCCAGCTGCAATCGACGCTGTGGGGGCTGGGCGGCACTCGCGCGCAACCCATCGCGCACCAGCTGCACATTGCCCGCGAAGTTGCCGACCGCATCGCCCCGCGCGTATTGCTCGCCGACGAAGTGGGCCTGGGCAAGACCATCGAGGCCGGCCTGGTGATCCACCGCCAGCTGCTCTCCGGGCGCGCCAGCCGGGTGCTGATCCTGGTACCGGAAAACCTCCAGCACCAGTGGCTGGTGGAAATGCGCCGGCGCTTCAATCTGCAGGTCGCGCTGTTCGACGCCGAGCGCTTCGCCGAAAGCGATGCCAGCAACCCCTTCGAGGACTGCCAATTGGCGCTGGTGGCGCTGGAGTGGCTGGTCGACGATGAGCGCGCCCAGGACGCCCTGTGCGCCGCCGGCTGGGACCTGCTGGTGGTCGACGAGGCACACCATCTGGTCTGGCACCCGGAACACGCCAGCCCGCAGTACAAGCTGGTCGAGCTACTGGCCGGGATCATCCCCGGCGTGCTGCTGCTCACCGCCACCCCGGAACAGCTCGGCCAGGACAGCCACTTCGCCCGCCTGCGCCTGCTCGACCCGAACCGCTTCCACGACCTCGAGGCGTTCCGCGCGGAAAGCGCCAACTACCGGCCGGTCGCCGAGGCGGTGCAGGAGCTGCTGGATCAGGGTCGCCTGTCCGAGGCCGCGCACAAGACCATCCATGACTTCCTCGGTGACGAAGGCGAAGCCCTGCTCGCCGCGGTCAGCGCTGGCGATAGCGGAGCCTCCGCCCGCCTGATCCGCGAACTGCTCGACCGCCACGGCACCGGCCGTCTGCTGTTTCGCAACACCCGCGCCGCGGTGCGTGGCTTCCCCGAGCGCCAGCTGCATCCCTACCCGCTGCCCAGCCCGGACCAGTACATGGAGCTGCCGATCGGCGAGCACGCCGAGCTGTACCCGGAAGTCAGCTATCAGGCCCAGGTGGAAGGCGGCGAGGAAGAGCGCTGGTGGCGCTTCGACCCGCGCGTCGACTGGTTGATCGACACCCTGAAGATGCTCAAGAAATTCAAGGTGCTGGTGATCTGCGCCCACGCCGAAACCGCCATGGATCTGGAAGACGCCCTGCGCGTGCGCTCCGGCATCCCGGCCACGGTGTTCCACGAGGGCATGAGCATTCTCGAGCGCGACCGCGCCGCCGCCTACTTCGCCGACGAGGAATTCGGCGCCCAGGTGCTGATCTGCTCGGAAATCGGCAGCGAAGGCCGCAACTTCCAGTTCAGCCACCACCTGGTGCTGTTCGACCTGCCGGCCCATCCGGACCTGCTCGAACAGCGCATCGGCCGCCTCGACCGCATCGGCCAGAAACACACCATCCAGCTGCACGTGCCGCATCTGGAGAACAGCCCGCAGGAGCGCCTGTTCCAGTGGTATCACCAGGCGCTGAATGCCTTCCAGGCCACCTGCCCGACCGGCAACGCTCTGCAGCACCAGTTCGGCCCGCTCCTGTTGCCGCTGCTGGAAGGCGGCGATGACGACGCCTGGCAAACCCTGGTGGACGAGGCCGCGGCCGAGCGTGAGCGCCTGGAAACGGAGCTGCACGCCGGTCGCGATCGGCTGCTGGAACTCAACTCCGGCGGTGCCGGGGAAGGCCAGGCGCTGGTCGAGGCCATCGCCGAGCAGGACGACGAATACGCCCTGCCGATCTATATGGAAGCGTTGTTCGACGCCTTCGGCATCGACAGCGAGGACCACTCGGAAAACGCCCTGATCCTGCGCCCCAGCGAGAAGATGCTCGATGCCAGCTTCCCGCTCGGCGACGACGAAGGGGTGACCATCACCTACGACCGCGAGCAGGCGCTGTCGCGCGAGGACATGCAGTTCCTCACCTGGGAACACCCGATGGTGCAAGGCGGCATGGACCTGGTGCTGTCCGGCTCGATGGGCAACACCGCGGTGGCGCTGATCAAGAACAAGGCGCTGAAACCCGGCACCGTGCTGCTCGAACTGCTGTTCGTCAGCGAGGTGGTGGCGCCGCGCAACCTGCAGCTCGGCCGTTATCTGCCGCCGGCGGCCTTGCGCTGCCTGTTGGACGTCAACGGCAATGACCTGGCCAGCAAGGTGTCGTTCGACAAGCTCAACGAGCAACTGGAAGCCGTGCCGCGCAGCAGTGCCAACAAGTTCGTCCAGGCCCAGCGCGAGCCGCTGAGCCAGCAGATCAACGCCGCCGAGGCCAAGATCGCGCCGCGCCACGCCGAGCGCGTCGCCGAAGCCAAGCGCCGCCTGGATGCCGATCTCGAGGAAGAACTGGCGCGCCTGACTGCCCTGCAGGCGGTCAACCCGAGCGTGCGCGACAGCGAACTGGACGCCCTGCGCAACCAGCGCGAACAGGGCCTGGCCATGCTCGACAAGGCCGCCCTGCGCCTGGAGGCGATTCGCGTGCTGGTGGCCGGCTGA
- a CDS encoding aspartate-semialdehyde dehydrogenase, whose protein sequence is MLPPIPHSLQPVTAQQDPVKPRPDIQPVTPAQAGAQQGGVGLQQRDPSEVAERLREEQRRRQRQGYSAEQLAAGEVAEEDQALLENLPRQGLWVDVEV, encoded by the coding sequence ATGCTGCCACCTATTCCCCACAGCCTGCAGCCGGTGACTGCCCAGCAGGACCCGGTCAAACCGCGTCCGGACATCCAGCCGGTGACGCCGGCGCAGGCCGGTGCCCAGCAGGGCGGGGTTGGCCTGCAGCAGCGCGACCCGTCGGAGGTCGCCGAGCGCCTGCGCGAGGAACAGCGTCGGCGTCAGCGCCAGGGCTACAGCGCCGAGCAGCTGGCCGCCGGCGAGGTGGCCGAGGAAGACCAGGCGCTGCTGGAGAACCTGCCGCGCCAAGGCCTGTGGGTGGATGTCGAAGTTTGA